The sequence below is a genomic window from Dehalococcoidia bacterium.
GCCCCAGGCCGTCGATGGCCGCCCGCACTGCCTGTCCCATGTGGAAATGGTCTCGGGGCGACAGGAAAGAGATGTTGAGGAGCAGGAGCCGTGCCCCCTCCAGGCCCGGACGCAGGTGGTAAAGGGGCACGGTCACGGACCAGTCCAGGTCCCACTGGGAAACGGTGCGCAATGGCAGCCCCCTGGCCAATGCCTCCCGCCGCACGGCCTGCACCGCCTCACGGTCTACAGGGAAAGAGAGGTGCACCTGGGGGGCGCCCCACTGGGCGAAGTCGCCTTCGGCTCGCTCGGCGTCCAGCAGGGTGAAGGAGGTCGGGTGCAGGGGGCCGTGGACGGCTATCAGCACCGCCAGCTCCGGCCGATGGGAGGCCAGCTCGTCAGCTACCTGGGCCAGGGCGTCCAGAGTGCGCTGGACCTCCCGCTCCCGCCCCCGTCCCACCTCGGGGACGATGATGGGCGGGTGGGGGGAGATGCAGGCATAGACGATGGGCATGGCCGCCGCTTCCGGCATCCAATTATACGGCGGCCAGAGCGCTGCGCAGCGCCGACAGCAGGGCGGCGTCGTCGCGGGGGTCCACCGTTCGGGGGTCCAGCAGGAGCGCATCGGCCTCGATGCGACCCACCACCGACGGCTCCCCCAGGCGCAGGCGTCGGGCCACCTCCAGGAGCCAGGCCCCTTCCCCCGGCACCGCCAGCACCCGCGTGGGCACCCCCTCCTCGGGCAGGCTGCCGCCACCCACCATAGAGCGGGAGGGGCGCACCTGGGCCGGTGGCCCCAACGCCCGTGCCCAGCGCCGCGCCCGCCGCTCCACCTCCCGCAAGGGCATCGCTATCATCCGCCAGACGGGGACCTTGGCGAGGGCCTCGCCCCGCAGGTAGTGCAGCAGGGTAACCTGCAGGGCGGCGGTGCTGGCCTTGTCCAGTCGCACGGCCCGTGCCAGGGGGTGGCGACGCAGCCGCTCCACCAGCTCCCGCCGACCGAGGACGATGCCGGCCTGGGGACCGCCCAGCAGCTTGTCGCCCGAAAAGCACACCAGGTCTGCCCCGTCCCTCAGGGACTCCTGAGGCGTCGGCTCGTAGGCCAGGCCGAAGCGCGTCGTATCCAGCAGGCAGCCGGAGCCGAGGTCATCGATCAAGATGAGGCCGCGGGAGTGGGCCAGCTCGGCCATCTCCCGCAGGGGAACGCTGTGGGTGAACCCGACGATGCGAAAGTTGCTGGCATGGACACGCAGCAGGGCGGCCGTCTCGGGGCCGATGGCGGACTCGTAGTCGTGCAGGTAGGTGCGGTTGGTGGTGCCCACCTCCACCAGGCGGGCTCCCGACTGGCGCAGGATATCTGGGATGCGGAAGCCACCGCCGATCTCCACCGCCTGACCACGGGAGACCACCACCTCCCGTCCCTGGCACAGGGCGGTGAGGGCCAGCAGCACAGCGGCGGCGTTGTTGTTCACCACCAGGGCCGCCTCCGCCCCCGTGAGACGGCACAGCAGGCCTTCCAGGTGCACATGGCGGGAGCCGCGCTCGCCGGACTCCAGGTCGAACTCCAGGTTGGAGTAGCCCCGCGACACGGCCTCCATGGCCGCGACGGCCTCGTCGGACAGGGGAGCCCGTCCCAGATTGGTGTGGACGATCACGCCGGTGGCGTTGATGACCGGCCGCAGGGAGGGACGCAGGACGGCGTGTGCCCGGTGAAGGACGGCCTCTGCCAGTTGCTCATGGCTGGGGGCTGGCCGCCCCTGGGCGATGGCCGCACGGGCCTCGGCCAGCACCTCTCTGGCCAGCTGGGCCACTACCTCGGGCGGAGCGTCGTTGCGCAGGGGTTGAAGGGCTGGATGGCCCGCCAGGCGGTCTACGCTGGGAAGGTCACGGAAGGGGCTTCGGGATGTCATGGCGGGCGCCTGCCCGCGGCCCTACAGCGGACGGCTCTGGGCGGCCGCGTCGGGAGCCCTCACCAGGCCGTCTGCCAGGAACCTGGCTACCTCCTGGCTGCTGTAGCCGTGCTCCAGTAGCAGCTCCACCGAGTGCTGGCCGATCTCCGGCCCGATGGCCGGCGGAGCGGGGTCGGCCCAGCCCCTGCGCAGGGGCACGTCGATGCCGCGGAAGGTGACACCGCTGTCGTCGACCACCTCCACGATGGAATCGTTGGCCAGAACCTGGGGATGCTGCACCACCTGCGGGATGTCCAGGACCGGGGCGGCCAGCGCCCGGTAGCGAGCGCACCTCTCTAGCAACTCGAAGAGGG
It includes:
- the selA gene encoding L-seryl-tRNA(Sec) selenium transferase; translated protein: MTSRSPFRDLPSVDRLAGHPALQPLRNDAPPEVVAQLAREVLAEARAAIAQGRPAPSHEQLAEAVLHRAHAVLRPSLRPVINATGVIVHTNLGRAPLSDEAVAAMEAVSRGYSNLEFDLESGERGSRHVHLEGLLCRLTGAEAALVVNNNAAAVLLALTALCQGREVVVSRGQAVEIGGGFRIPDILRQSGARLVEVGTTNRTYLHDYESAIGPETAALLRVHASNFRIVGFTHSVPLREMAELAHSRGLILIDDLGSGCLLDTTRFGLAYEPTPQESLRDGADLVCFSGDKLLGGPQAGIVLGRRELVERLRRHPLARAVRLDKASTAALQVTLLHYLRGEALAKVPVWRMIAMPLREVERRARRWARALGPPAQVRPSRSMVGGGSLPEEGVPTRVLAVPGEGAWLLEVARRLRLGEPSVVGRIEADALLLDPRTVDPRDDAALLSALRSALAAV